In Aspergillus flavus chromosome 3, complete sequence, one genomic interval encodes:
- a CDS encoding PAP2 domain protein, producing the protein MPRSGLSAASFSHPAQSGVAGAVARFYQRSFPAVDYLALGCIVGGWILIQLFVTPFHRLFSLDNKAIQYPFAVVERVPVVWSIIYAGVIPFVIVLLWAATFRPKPYKVQVTILGFLVALMLTSLLTDIIKNAVGRPRPDLISRCIPKRGTPENKLVAWTVCTQTSQHVLQEGWRSFPSGHSSFSFSGLGYLSFFLSGQMHVFRPRTDLCRCLVALVPFLCALMIAISRLDDYRHDVYDVTCGSILGTVVSYFSYRRYYPSLRSVICDMPYDKAGMAGEEGFHKLPSDEEQQVQRPGVPSRQWGAEDEVYQLSETSSSPRRV; encoded by the exons ATGCCTCGTAGTGGCTTATCCGCTGCATCGTTTTCTCACCCAGCGCAATCCGGTGTAGCCGGCGCTGTCGCTCGTTTCTATCAGCGATCGTTTCCAGCGGTTGACTATCTGGCACTAGGATGCATTGTAGGAGGTTGGATCTTG ATCCAGCTGTTTGTGACCCCATTTCATCGTCTGTTTTCGCTCGACAATAAGGCCATCCAATATCCCTTCGCTGTAGTGGAAAGAGTTCCCGTTG TATGGTCCATAATATACGCTGGCGTCATTCCGTTCGTAATAGTGCTCTTGTGGGCTGCTACATTCCGACCGAAGCCTTACAAAGTCCAAGTAACTATACTTGGTTTCCTGGTCGCATTAATGTTGACTTCGCTGCTCACGGATATAATCAAGAATGCTGTGGGACGACCTCGCCCTGACTTAATTTCACGCTGCATTCCGAAGAGGGGTACCCCCGAAAACAAGCTCGTTGCCTGGACTGTATGTACCCAGACGAGTCAACATGTTCTCCAGGAAGGATGGAGAAGTTTTCCGAGCGGCCACAGCAGCTTTTCATTTAGCGGGCTGGGATATCTGTCCTT CTTCCTGTCCGGCCAAATGCATGTATTTCGACCAAGGACCGATCTTTGCCGCTGCCTTGTGGCTCTTGTGCCTTTTCTCTGCGCATTGATGATTGCGATTTCTCGTCTCGATGATTATAGACATGATGTATATGATGTCACATGTGGTTCTATCTTAGGGACTGTGGTTTCCTACTTTTCGTACCGTCGCTACTATCCCTCTCTTCGGTCCGTTATCTGCGACATGCCCTACGACAAAGCTGGAATGGCCGGCGAAGAGGGATTTCACAAGCTGCCCAGTGACGAGGAACAACAGGTGCAGAGACCTGGGGTTCCGTCCCGTCAGTGGGGAGCTGAGGATGAAGTTTACCAACTTAGTgaaacttcatcttcgccacGTCGGGTGTAG
- a CDS encoding fructosyl amine: oxygen oxidoreductase (unnamed protein product) has protein sequence MTVTKSSSILIIGAGTWGASTALHLGRRGYTNVTVLDPYTVPSAISAGNDVNKIISSGQYSNKKDEIEVNEILAEEAFKGWTTDPLFKPYYHDTGVVMSACSSAGLDRLGIRVRPEEEPDVSEVTKPEHFRQLAPAVLKGNFPGWRGYHIRSNAGWAHARNALVAAIREAEKLGVKFVTGTQGRVITLIFENNDVKGAVTADGKIWRAEQTVLCAGANAAQFLDFKDQLRPTAWTLAHIRLKPEERALYKNLPVIFNIEKGFFFEPDEELGEIKICDEHPGYTNMVKSADGHLMSLPFEKTQIPKESEARVRALLSETMPQLADRPFSFARVCWCADTANREFIIDRHPEHPSLVLGCGASGRGFKYLPSIGNLIVDAIEDKVPEKVHKLTRWSPDIAVDRKWRDTLGRFGGPNRVMDFHDVKEWTNVQNKDTAKL, from the exons ATGACTGTCACCAAATCTTCCTCAATCCTGATCATCGGCGCAGGCACTTGGGGCGCTTCAACTGCCCTTCACCTTGGTCGCAGAGGATACACCAATGTCACCGTCCTAGACCCTTACACAGTGCCCTCAGCAATTTCAGCTGGAAATGACGTGAACAAGATCATCTCCTCGGGGCAATACAGCAACAAAAAGGATGAGATTGAAGTTAACGAAATTCTCGCCGAGGAGGCATTCAAAGGCTGGACAACCGACCCTTTGTTCAAGCCATACTACCACGACACTGGCGTTGTAATGTCTGCTTGCAGCAGCGCCGGTCTGGATCGCCTCGGAATCCGAGTAAGGCCGGAAGAGGAACCTGATGTTTCCGAAGTCACGAAGCCGGAGCACTTCCGCCAACTGGCCCCCGCTGTGCTGAAAGGAAACTTCCCGGGGTGGAGAGGCTACCACATTCGTTCGAACGCTGGCTGGGCGCACGCCCGAAATGCCCTCGTGGCCGCTATACGCGAAGCAGAGAAACTTGGTGTTAAATTCGTAACAGGCACCCAAGGAAGAGTCATCACCCTTATCTTCGAGAACAACGACGTCAAGGGCGCAGTCACCGCCGACGGAAAGATCTGGCGCGCGGAGCAAACAGTTCTCTGCGCTGGCGCAAATGCTGCGCAGTTCTTGGATTTTAAGGACCAGCTCCGCCCAACGGCATGGACACTCGCCCATATCCGGCTCAAACCTGAGGAACGCGCGCTCTACAAAAACTTGCCGGTGATTTTCAACATTGAGAAAGGATTTTTCTTCGAGCCTGATGAGGAGCTCGGGGAGATCAAGATCTGCGACGAACATCCGGGATACACTAACATGGTTAAATCTGCGGATGGCCACTTGATGAGTTTGCCCTTTGAGAAGACCCAGATCCCCAAGGAGTCTGAAGCTAGAGTCAGAGCTTTACTATCGGAGACCATGCCTCAATTAGCCGATCGCCCATTTAGCTTCGCCCGCGTTTGCTGGTGTGCGGACACCGCAAACCGTGAATTCATCATTGACCGCCACCCTGAACACCCGTCTCTTGTTTTGGGATGCGGTGCTTCCGGAAGGG GTTTCAAATATCTCCCCTCAATCGGCAACCTCATTGTTGACGCCATTGAAGACAAAGTCCCAGAGAAAGTTCACAAGCTTACGAGGTGGAGTCCAGACATTGCTGTTGACAGAAAGTGGAGGGACACTCTGGGGCGCTTTGGAGGGCCTAACCGTGTCATGGACTTCCATGATGTCAAGGAATGGACTAACGTGCAGAACAAGGATACTGCGAAGCTGTAG
- a CDS encoding serine/threonine protein kinase/TGF-beta stimulated factor (serine/threonine protein kinase, putative), with translation MAQYFFDLLYNFTDCMCCFPSTPQLKINNRSFKMLRLLGEGGFSYVYLVQDKATSELFALKKIRCPFGQESVSQALKEVEAYNLFASQSNIIHSIDHSVSTESGSKFRADGGEAGSKTVYILLPYYQRGNLQDAINANLVNQTRFPEKRLMVLMLGVATALRAMHQYRVKSGAGPTRKAKAVRREGEEVDTSMRMSKPKRRATQVADDEDSENEPLMDDEVTRSQEGVQDGGLRPYAHRDIKPGNIMIDDDGQTPVLMDLGSLAPSPIAITSRSLALAVQDTAAEHSTMPYRAPELFDVKTGSIIDTKVDIWSLGCTLYACLVGKSPFEARSEETGGSLSMCVLGGDWRFPDEKPGTSKGKGKAGDESRKDATTTISAPVKDVVRKCLQVEPADRPDIDELIQILKDVIKDLPDDDELAGSSR, from the exons ATGGCGCAATATTTCTTCGACCTCCTGTATAACTTTACCGATTGCATGTGCTGCTTCCCCAGCACGCCGCAGCTCAAGATCAACAATCGCAGCTTTAAAATGCTCCGCCTTCTGGGTGAG GGTGGTTTCTCCTACGTGTACCTAGTTCAAGACAAAGCCACCTCGGAGCTGTTTGCGCTGAAAAAGATCCGATGCCCCTTTGGTCAGGAGTCGGTCTCTCAAGCACTGAAGGAGGTAGAGGCCTATAATCTGTTCGCATCACAATCCAATATCATCCATTCGATTGATCACTCTGTGTCCACCGAGTCAGGTTCGAAGTTCCGCGCCGATGGCGGAGAAGCCGGGTCGAAGACTGTTTATATCCTCCTGCCTTACTATCAACGAGGGAATCTACAGGATGCCATCAATGCCAACCTAGTCAACCAAACTCGATTTCCGGAGAAGCGATTGATGGTGCTGATGCTGGGCGTCGCCACTGCGCTCCGGGCCATGCATCAATATCGTGTCAAGAGCGGTGCCGGGCCTACTCGCAAGGCGAAGGCAGTAAGAAGGGAAGGCGAAGAGGTCGATACATCCATGCGCATGAGCAAGCCTAAGCGCCGAGCAACCCAGGtggcagatgatgaagattcCGAGAACGAACCAttgatggatgatgaggTCACAAGGAGTCAAGAAGGCGTGCAAGACGGAGGTTTGCGCCCATACGCACATAGAGATATCAAGCCTG GCAACAtcatgattgatgatgatggacaaACACCAGTGCTGATGGATCTCGGTTCCCTCGCCCCCAGCCCCATTGCTATCACTTCGCGTTCACTTGCTTTGGCAGTCCAAGATACTGCTGCAGAGCATAGTACGATGCCATACCGAGCACCAGAGCTTTTTGATGTGAAGACCGGCTCCATAATCGACACTAAAGTCGACATCTGGTCTTTGGGGTGTACTCTCTACGCTTGCTTGGTAGGCAAGAGCCCCTTTGAAGCACGTAGCGAGGAGACCGGTGGTAGCCTAAGTATGTGCGTCCTGGGTGGAGACTGGCGTTTCCCTGATGAGAAACCTGGTACCAGTAAGGGCAAGGGCAAAGCAGGCGATGAGTCTCGCAAAGATGCTACAACAACGATCAGTGCGCCTGTGAAGGATGTCGTTCGGAAGTGTTTGCAAGTCGAACCAGCAGATCGACCGGACATTGACGAATTGATCCAGATCCTGAAAGACGTCATTAAGGATTTGCCAGATGATGACGAGCTTGCTGGCAGCTCACGCTAA
- a CDS encoding OPT oligopeptide transporter protein-domain-containing protein: MSQSRSRGQQSADVEECPHDPTLQGDGAPKKPVTAEEALEIAIGESQDVEYTIDSDNSPYLEVRANVPNTDDPTLPINTFRMWFLGIVFTLVGTGVNQFFSMRYPSVTITSLVAQLISYPVGCFFAKAMPIMTIRVRGREIPINPDHHFNVKEHAVITIMSNLSFNQSWASAIIQAQKVYLDMPTPVGYQILLALSMQMFGLGLAGLSYRYIIEPPHMIWPSTLANAALFQTLHSGANPIADGWRISRYRFFLYVFIGSFCWYWLPGYIFTGLSTFAFICWAAPNNKVVNNLFGMTTGLGYMPTTFDWSQIAYNTSPLTIPFWAQANVFAGWFCIYAVIAPILYYTNTWYTAHLPLTGSDAYDNTGNLYNSTRILNDEGAIDDAKYREYSPIFLPITFALCYGVGFAVLSCLLTHVVLYHSKDILDTFRGQNKKDVHARLLSRYPDVAWWWYAILTVIVVAVAIMVQYVWNTGLPFWGLFITLALATLYVIPVGTVYAVANLNANVLTVLGEIVSGYLLKGKPLVLLIFKFYAYTGLSQAMYYGADMKLGLYMKIPRRTLFVAQLIACILGTLTQNGVLLWMLGHVKDVCASDQPNNFTCPQGRVNYNSAVFWGAIGPARLYNIGQRYSGLLHMFWIGALLPIITFFLRRRYPNSRVLNAIHWPIFFAGTGNLPPATGINYSTAFVVSLIFNKIIKGRRPNWWAKYNYVLSAALDSGVAVSAILIFFSLVLPGVSLNWWGNNVNSGTVDSKGTPWLELKPNETFGESTWS, translated from the exons ATGAGTCAATCACGGTCTCGAGGACAGCAGAGTgcagatgttgaagaatgCCCTCATGATCCAACCTTGCAGGGTGATGGCGCTCCCAAGAAGCCCGTGACGGCCGAGGAAGCTTTGGAAATTGCCATTGGAGAAAGTCAAGATGTCGAGTATACCATTGACTCAGATAACTCTCCTTACCTGGAGGTCCGTGCCAATGTACCGAATACGGATGATCCGACGTTGCCAATCAACACCTTTCGAATGTGGTTTTTAGGGATTGTATTTACCCTG GTCGGCACGGGCGTGAATCAATTCTTCTCCATGCGCTATCCCAGTGTTACAATCACCTCCTTGGTAGCCCAGCTTATAAGCTACCCCGTTGGATGCTTTTTTGCAAAGGCAATGCCTATCATGACGATACGCGTCCGGGGTAGGGAAATCCCTATCAATCCTGACCACCATTTCAATGTCAAGGAACACGCAGTAATTACGATCATGTCGAATCTTAGTTTCAACCAGTCATGG GCCAGTGCTATCATACAGGCACAAAAAGTGTATCTGGACATGCCGACTCCCGTAGGTTACCAAATCTTGCTAGCTTTGTCTATGCAGATGTTCGGACTTGGCCTTGCGGGGCTATCGTACAGATATATAATAGAGCCACCGCATATG ATTTGGCCTTCTACTTTGGCCAATGCAGCTCTATTCCAAACTTTGCATAGTGGCGCAAATCCTATAGCCGATGGCTGGAGAATTTCCCGGTATCGGTTCTTCTTGTACGTCTTCATTGGCAGCTTTTGCTGGTACTGGCTTCctggatatatattcacCGGGCTAAGTACCTTTGCTTTTATCTGCTGGGCAGCTCCAA ACAACAAAGTGGTGAACAATTTGTTTGGAATGACGACTGGTCTCGGATACATGCCTACCACATTTGACTGGAGCCAGATTGCCTACAACACTTCACCCTTAACAATCCCATTTTGGGCACAAGCAAATGTCTTTGCGGGTTGGTTCTGCATTTACGCTGTCATCGCGCCGATCCTGTACTATACCAATACCTGGTATACTGCCCACCTTCCTCTGACAGGTTCTGACGCTTACGACAATACTGGAAATCTCTACAACTCGACTCGGATTTTGAATGATGAGGGTGCAATTGATGATGCTAAGTATCGGGAATACAGCCCCATTTTCTTACCCATCACCTTTGCGCTGTGCTATGGCGTTGGGTTTGCCGTTCTGAGTTGTCTTTTGACTCACGTGGTCCTCTATCATTCCAAAGATATTCTTGATACTTTCAGGGGCCAAAATAAGAAGGACGTACATGCCCGTTTGCTTTCACGCTATCCTGATGTTGCATGGTGGTGGTATGCGATCTTGACA GTTATCGTCGTGGCTGTTGCCATTATGGTCCAATATGTCTGGAACACAGGACTTCCTTTCTGGGGTCTATTTATTACCTTAGCTTTGGCTACGCTCTATGTGATTCCGGTCGGAACTGTGTATGCCGTGGCGAACCTCAATGCCAATGTTCTAACTGTTTTGGGCGAAATTGTGTCTGGCTATTTGCTCAAGGGAAAGCCGCTCGTCCTTCTGATCTTCAAG TTTTATGCATACACTGGTCTTAGTCAAGCAATGTACTACGGTGCTGACATGAAG CTTGGCTTGTACATGAAGATCCCACGGCGAACACTGTTTGTTGCACAGTTGATTGCCTGTATCCTCGGCACTCTGACACAAA ATGGTGTTTTGCTGTGGATGCTTGGGCATGTCAAGGACGTATGCGCAAGCGACCAGCCAAACAATTTCACCTGCCCTCAAGGCCGGGTTAACTATAACAGTGCTGTATTCTGGGGAG CCATTGGACCTGCACGACTTTACAATATTGGACAGAGGTATTCTGGACTTCTTCACATGTTCTGGATCGGTGCACTACTCCCCATTATTACATTTTTTCTTCGAAGGAGATATCCCAATAGCCGCGTCTTGAACGCGATCCACTGGCCAATTTTCTTTGCTGGGACGGGAAACCTACCACCGGCG ACTGGTATCAACTACTCCACGGCGTTTGTGGTCAGTTTAATTTTCAACAAG ATCATCAAAGGTCGTCGACCAAATTGGTGGGCCAAGTACAACTATGTCCTGTCCGCAGCCCTAGACTCCGGTGTCGCTGTATCTGCTATcctgattttcttttcattggTACTTCCTGGCGTCAGCCTTAACTGGTGGGGAAACAATGTTAATAGCGGAACGGTTGACAGTAAAGGCACCCCATGGTTAGAGTTGAAGCCGAACGAGACGTTCGGCGAGAGCACTTGGTCATGA
- a CDS encoding mediator of RNA polymerase II transcription subunit 7 (RNA polymerase II mediator complex protein, putative) — translation MADAGQQRPLTAFAPPPPLWKHFTPDNLKKLDEIKKNASKGEDGKPQKKKWTPTELRALDVPPELHFLVPPEIPKSGHYSVFGELQSLSTALPSLQDQGITQLYPSPPTGDADREQPSEPSQPLNHAYYLLKISKSLLLNFLEFVGILSVAPEQFESKVEDLRNLFINAHHLLNLYRPHQARESLILMMEEQLSRTREEIQQMDKLKEEITGALEQLKKDGVDVDAAPIEAPDNDTKKPNVSEEKAIEDTRLVWELLDENN, via the exons atGGCCGACGCCGGACAGCAACGACCTCTCACAGCTTTCGCTCCGCCGCCTCCTTTGTGGAAACACTTCACGCCGGATAATCTCAAAAAGCTAGACGAGATCAAGAAAAATGCATCCAAAGGCGAGGACGGAAAAccgcagaagaagaagtggacGCCAACTGAATTGCGGGCTCTCGACGTACCACCagagcttcattttctcgTTCCGCCAGAGATACCCAAATCAGGCCATTACAGTGTATTCGGAGAACTACAAAGC CTCTCCACGGCTCTCCCTTCCCTCCAAGATCAAGGCATTACACAGCTTTATCCTTCCCCGCCGACAGGTGACGCCGACCGGGAACAGCCCTCAGAGCCTTCCCAGCCACTGAATCACGCGTATTATCTCCTCAAGATCAGCAAATCGTTGCTTCTAAACTTCCTGGAATTCGTGGGCATTCTTTCAGTAGCCCCTGAGCAGTTCGAATCCAAAGTGGAGGACTTGCGCAATTTGTTCATCAACGCGCATCATCTTCTGAACCTGTATCGACCTCACCAAGCGCGGGAATCTCTCATTCTGATGATGGAGGAACAGCTGAGTCGCACCAGGGAGGAGATTCAGCAAATGGACAAATTAAAGGAGGAAATTACTGGGGCCCTCGAACAACTGAAGAAGGACGGGGTTGACGTGGACGCAGCACCCATCGAGGCTCCTGATAATGACACGAAGAAACCCAATGtctcagaagaaaaagcaattgaAGATACGCGCTTGGTCTGGGAACTCTTGGATGAAAACAATTGA
- a CDS encoding Zn(II)2Cys6 transcription factor: protein MYPSPTSAERSEDETRQPRKRTARACDACYKRKIKCDAAVPQCNWCSHHNIPCTFERVIHKRRKDKTNANTQQKTTGLAERIDRIEKLLTDSLFREPTPNVSPSSSGPSGFGIRLPGPSHGQSPLPSSVPLHFAGREMSVVSQLTGIPFLLPEGQEWVQSRTGQKVDVEKLSPTRPPWEKQRALNTCAMYSDLQTGAIFDLPDRTVVELHLERYRLSLMQSIFPIVDKELFQETIDAVYQQPQPDSCYAESSLRACIFAFMAFSSLIMEPCHEGIALQPPPVDGEKYFMKAHLLIPQILQGTPTLDGVQAVASLALYELITGSLQSANYFGTLVARMLFMLGAHTSLPDETEYPKTTAGDHRSRVQRQLRIIFWLCFTVEKDVCIRIGQPQMFTDENCDLTLPTGYVEQLYEDIKVHHFAKEIPRTEITGYPLFPVDLRLSIIKSRAYSTLYSFKALKKTDAEILKDIRELDDELERWRMSIPLEWRPTLSFSHETPDPNVSMHSVMLRLNYHLCMTIIHQASSRCKSWAKGQGGVMDGVSSSLALSVEASRSTLLYIEAAEHVLVDGIFWTLIFYPMSALLAIFCNILQNPSDPQATKDVRLLRTATGMMERLFSRQPFAVAEIVHIKLVADFVSELYRLATCAIEKAWNEGSR, encoded by the exons ATGTATCCGTCTCCAACATCCGCCGAGAGATCGGAGGATGAAACCCGACAGCCTAGGAAGCGCACAGCGAGAGCCTGTGACGCATGCTATAAACGCAAG ATCAAGTGTGACGCAGCTGTGCCACAGTGTAACTGGTGTAGTCACCACAATATCCCATGTACATTTGAGCGAGTCATACATAAAAGACGCAAAGATAAGACAAATGCAAATAC TCAACAAAAAACTACCGGCCTGGCCGAGCGCATCGACCGGATAGAGAAACTCCTAACAGATAGCCTGTTCAGAGAGCCCA CGCCCAATGTGTCTCCTAGCTCTTCTGGACCGAGTGGGTTCGGGATAAGGTTGCCTGGACCGTCGCACGGCCAATCGCCCCTACCGTCTTCGGTGCCACTCCATTTCGCAGGACGAGAGATGAGCGTTGTGAGCCAGCTCACAGGCATCCCGTTCTTGTTACCCGAGGGCCAGGAATGGGTTCAATCGCGAACTGGGCAAAAGGTCGACGTCGAAAAGCTAAGTCCTACTAGGCCTCCATGGGAGAAACAACGTGCATTGAATACATGTGCAATGTACAGCGATTTGCAGACGGGGGCTATATTTGATCTTCCGGATAGAACCGTCGTGGAGCTTCATCTTGAAAGATATCGGTTATCCCTTATGCAGAGCATATTTCCCATTGTGGACAAAGAGCTATTCCAGGAGACCATCGATGCCGTCTATCAGCAGCCTCAGCCCGATTCTTGCTACGCAGAGTCAAGTTTAAGAGCGTGCATCTTTGCTTTTATGGCATTCTCGTCTCTTATCATGGAACCCTGTCATGAAGGGATAGCACTTCAGCCCCCACCTGTTGATGGCGAGAAATACTTTATGAAAGCACATCTTCTGATACCCCAGATTCTGCAAGGGACTCCAACACTGGATGGTGTCCAGGCAGTTGCATCACTG GCCTTGTACGAGCTAATCACCGGTAGCCTGCAATCTGCAAACTACTTCGGCACTCTTGTAGCACGCATGCTATTCATGCTAGGTGCTCATACTTCCCTTCCAGACGAAACTGAATACCCAAAAACAACTGCCGGAGACCATCGCTCTCGAGTACAACGGCAACTCAGAATTATCTTCTGGCTTTGCTTCACCGTTGAGAAAGATGTCTGCATTCGGATTGGGCAACCCCAGATGTTCACAGACGAAAACTGCGATCTAACGTTGCCAACCGGCTACGTCGAACAATTGTACGAAGACATCAAGGTACACCATTTCGCCAAGGAAATACCAAGGACCGAAATAACAGGATATCCGCTCTTTCCTGTCGACCTTCGCCTGAGTATCATCAAGTCACGCGCCTACAGCACACTCTACTCATTCAAGGCTCTCAAGAAAACCGACGCTGAGATTCTAAAAGACATCCGCGAGCTCGACGACGAGCTGGAGCGCTGGCGAATGTCCATCCCTCTCGAATGGCGACcaaccttgtccttctccCACGAAACCCCCGACCCAAACGTCAGCATGCACTCCGTCATGCTGCGCCTAAACTACCACCTCTGCATGACAATCATCCACCAGGCCAGCAGCCGCTGCAAATCCTGGGCCAAGGGCCAAGGCGGCGTGATGGACGGCGTGAGTTCCAGCCTCGCGCTCTCCGTCGAAGCCAGTCGTTCGACCCTCCTCTACATCGAAGCCGCGGAGCATGTCCTCGTCGACGGAATTTTCTG GACCCTAATCTTCTACCCCATGTCCGCCCTCCTCGCAATCTTCTGCAACATCCTCCAGAACCCATCCGACCCGCAGGCCACAAAGGACGTGCGCCTCCTTCGAACAGCAACGGGTATGATGGAGCGATTATTCTCGCGACAGCCCTTCGCAGTCGCGGAGATCGTGCACATCAAGCTCGTGGCCGACTTCGTCTCCGAGTTGTATAGACTTGCTACTTGTGCTATTGAAAAAGCGTGGAATGAGGGTTCTCGTTAG
- a CDS encoding fungal-specific transcription factor domain-containing protein, which yields MPRKKAADRVGPVKTRSRSGCKECRASRVRCDTQKPICTRCRERGLVCSTQLVLKWESEFVSRGLAFGRAGVWSKSGSQSKTSPSSASLLDDDQEWCDIPFVESWGFVNSGVSTFEQPDQVNVACDELNAVVVRDKGKGRLAVKSSWPALVDISEYGPILQQLPQPTASLPLFPPVTGQNQGHLFEYYLQQVCPRTTASSKLSSPFASIILPFCLSASPILFKAIQALGACHWSRFDPTYGVIGLHLKSEALRGLRHRLATEGTLSCSTDPEVLAIMMMLCLYEIVDNCDERWTIHLKGAKDLIRLRRQQTMLSKPRGAQDPITTFAELFFAFQDVMGRTACGEEVLFGSDYWQENERNIDLWMGCSPELVSILSSITELSRTRRQLTSDSARAGFSLRAASLGHKLENLVQEIDGDDDGDDQTLQTAAELKRLAAVLYLHCALHGASPSTPLVVTYVRKILRLVSDLLDSGSLVSMTWPVFVAAVELDPLHDEVWSDGETVVYGRPLVLRALAAMAESSVSNVARTRAVIVKVWQARDSDMLKGSTVDSLDHTTGCNDWEWYVAPISTAMSLA from the coding sequence ATGCCGCGTAAAAAGGCTGCAGACCGCGTGGGTCCGGTCAAGACCCGAAGCCGTAGCGGCTGCAAGGAATGTCGCGCGAGTCGAGTCCGCTGTGACACACAAAAGCCGATCTGCACCAGGTGTCGGGAACGGGGCTTAGTTTGCTCAACGCAACTGGTACTGAAATGGGAGTCAGAGTTTGTGAGCCGAGGGCTGGCCTTTGGTCGAGCTGGTGTTTGGAGTAAGTCCGGCTCTCAATCCAAGACATCGCCGTCCTCAGCTTCGCTATTGGATGACGACCAAGAATGGTGCGATATCCCTTTCGTTGAGTCTTGGGGATTTGTCAATAGCGGGGTCTCAACTTTTGAGCAACCGGACCAAGTCAACGTTGCTTGTGATGAATTAAATGCGGTGGTGGTTCGcgacaaaggaaaaggaagactTGCAGTCAAGTCAAGCTGGCCTGCACTAGTAGATATCTCCGAATATGGGCCAATTTTACAACAGCTGCCGCAGCCTACAGCATCTTTACCATTGTTTCCCCCTGTTACTGGGCAAAACCAGGGGCACCTTTTCGAGTATTATCTTCAGCAAGTGTGTCCTCGTACAACTGCCAGCTCGAAGCTGTCATCGCCATTTGCGTCAATCATTCTTCCATTTTGTCTATCTGCGTCACCAATCCTGTTCAAAGCGATCCAGGCACTGGGGGCATGTCACTGGTCTCGATTTGATCCGACCTACGGGGTCATAGGGCTCCATCTCAAGTCCGAAGCGTTGAGGGGCCTCCGCCATCGACTTGCAACGGAAGGGACCTTGAGTTGCTCAACGGATCCTGAAGTGCTGGCTatcatgatgatgctgtGCCTGTACGAAATAGTGGATAATTGTGACGAGCGCTGGACGATTCACCTAAAGGGGGCCAAGGACCTGATCCGCCTCAGAAGGCAACAGACAATGCTTTCCAAGCCCCGTGGCGCTCAGGATCCTATCACAACCTTTGCCGAAttattctttgcttttcaaGACGTCATGGGCCGTACTGCTTGCGGTGAGGAAGTGTTATTCGGAAGTGATTATTGGCAAGAGAATGAGCGGAACATTGATTTGTGGATGGGCTGCAGTCCGGAACTTGTATCTATACTGTCTTCGATTACAGAATTGAGCCGGACAAGACGCCAGCTTACTTCCGATTCCGCTCGTGCGGGTTTCTCTCTACGAGCAGCTTCTTTGGGACACAAACTCGAGAACTTAGTCCAGGAAATCGAtggtgatgacgatggcgaCGATCAAACTCTCCAGACTGCCGCAGAGTTGAAGCGGTTGGCTGCGGTATTGTATTTGCATTGTGCTTTACATGGGGCGTCACCATCTACCCCGTTGGTTGTTACCTACGTCCGAAAGATTCTACGACTCGTTTCAGATTTGCTAGATTCTGGATCACTAGTTAGTATGACATGGCCTGTCTTTGTGGCTGCTGTGGAATTAGATCCTCTTCACGATGAGGTGTGGTCCGATGGCGAGACTGTTGTGTACGGGCGACCTCTTGTGCTACGTGCGTTGGCTGCGATGGCGGAATCGAGTGTCTCGAATGTTGCGCGCACGAGAGCAGTCATCGTCAAGGTATGGCAGGCTAGGGACAGTGACATGCTGAAGGGGTCCACCGTTGATTCGTTGGATCATACGACGGGTTGTAATGATTGGGAATGGTATGTTGCGCCAATTAGTACTGCCATGAGTTTGGCATGA